Proteins from one Spirochaetota bacterium genomic window:
- the lepA gene encoding translation elongation factor 4 gives MKQSLIRNFSIIAHIDHGKSTLADRIIERCNAVDPRNHVDQLLDDMDIERERGITIKANVITLNYHSKDGNIYTFNLIDTPGHVDFTYEVSRALAACEGVLLLVDATQGVEAQTIANMYLALENDLTILPVINKIDMPNADIPRTKESIKKSLGLDPEAAICVSAREGIGIDELLEKIVEIIPAPKGNPDAPLKALIFDSYFDQYVGVVTKVRIFDGTVKEDDMIMLFSNQKQYEVTEVGHFRLKREKRPQLTAGEVGYITAGIKQLTDTRTGDTITSAQNPVAQPIVGFKEAKPMVFSGLYPSISDDYDDLKDALYKLKLNDAALFFEPDNSYALGFGFRCGYLGLLHMEIVQERLEREFGLSLITTAPTVEYKVVLTDGTTLMIDNPVKMPDPSQIERIEEPYVDATIITPSEYIGNIMSLVSECRGIHKRMEYIDQTRVQLTYEIPLAEIMFNFYDKLKSCTRGYASFDYEFTDYRASDIVKVDILVNEEPVDALSFMVHKDKAYKRGREIIEKLKDIIPRQQFRIPLQAAIGSRIIARENISPLRKNVTAKCYGGDITRKRKLLEKQKEGKKRLKQIGSVEIPQEAFLTILKID, from the coding sequence ATGAAACAGTCTTTAATACGAAATTTTTCTATTATTGCCCACATTGACCATGGCAAGTCAACTCTGGCAGACCGTATCATTGAGCGATGTAATGCCGTTGATCCACGTAACCATGTTGACCAGCTTCTTGACGATATGGATATTGAACGTGAGCGTGGTATTACCATAAAAGCAAATGTTATTACCCTTAACTATCACTCAAAAGATGGTAATATTTATACATTCAATCTTATTGATACACCAGGGCATGTAGATTTTACATACGAAGTTTCACGTGCATTAGCAGCATGTGAGGGAGTTTTGCTTCTTGTTGATGCAACACAGGGCGTTGAAGCACAAACTATAGCCAATATGTATCTTGCACTGGAAAACGATCTTACTATATTACCTGTAATAAACAAAATTGACATGCCCAATGCAGATATCCCCCGTACCAAAGAAAGCATAAAAAAGAGCTTAGGGCTTGATCCTGAAGCTGCTATTTGCGTATCAGCACGAGAAGGAATTGGCATTGATGAATTGTTAGAGAAAATTGTAGAAATTATTCCTGCTCCCAAAGGCAATCCTGATGCTCCCCTTAAAGCATTAATATTTGACTCTTATTTTGACCAGTATGTAGGTGTTGTGACAAAAGTTAGGATATTTGATGGAACAGTAAAAGAAGATGACATGATAATGCTTTTTTCAAACCAAAAGCAATATGAGGTAACCGAAGTTGGCCATTTTAGGTTAAAAAGAGAAAAGCGCCCGCAACTAACCGCAGGAGAAGTTGGGTATATTACAGCAGGGATAAAGCAACTCACAGATACCCGAACTGGCGACACAATAACATCTGCACAAAACCCGGTAGCGCAACCAATCGTAGGATTTAAAGAAGCAAAACCAATGGTATTTTCAGGCCTTTATCCATCAATAAGTGATGATTACGATGATCTGAAAGATGCCCTCTATAAATTAAAATTAAATGATGCAGCACTGTTCTTTGAACCTGACAACTCCTATGCACTGGGTTTTGGATTTAGATGTGGTTATTTGGGTTTGTTGCATATGGAAATTGTACAGGAACGCCTAGAGCGTGAATTTGGCCTTTCGCTTATTACCACTGCTCCAACAGTTGAATATAAAGTAGTATTAACCGACGGTACTACCCTGATGATTGACAATCCGGTAAAAATGCCCGATCCTTCCCAGATTGAGCGCATTGAAGAGCCATATGTTGATGCAACAATCATTACACCATCCGAGTATATTGGCAACATAATGTCACTGGTCAGCGAATGCCGTGGAATACATAAACGAATGGAATACATTGACCAAACTCGTGTACAGTTAACGTATGAAATACCGCTTGCTGAAATAATGTTCAACTTTTATGACAAACTCAAATCATGCACACGTGGCTATGCATCATTTGACTATGAATTTACTGATTACAGAGCTTCTGATATTGTCAAAGTGGATATTCTTGTCAATGAAGAACCAGTTGATGCGCTTTCATTTATGGTTCACAAGGATAAGGCTTATAAGCGGGGGCGAGAAATTATAGAAAAGCTGAAGGACATTATCCCACGACAGCAATTCAGAATACCATTACAGGCGGCGATAGGCTCACGCATCATTGCCCGTGAGAATATTTCACCACTGCGTAAAAATGTCACTGCAAAATGCTACGGTGGAGACATCACCCGTAAACGCAAACTCCTTGAAAAACAGAAAGAAGGCAAGAAGCGCTTGAAACAGATTGGCTCAGTTGAAATTCCACAAGAAGCATTCCTTACTATTTTAAAAATAGATTAA
- a CDS encoding YfcE family phosphodiesterase: MKILVISDSHGNIQKLKQIIEAEKTFDWLIHCGDGINDLIHVVLPKNVQVITVCGNIDRARGINGSTTIVENIKGYKFFITHGDLFGAHHDITGVWSEATRLGCDIACFGHTHRAMNDNVTPYMFNPGAAQSGMYGTIEITSSIRGELKKV, encoded by the coding sequence ATGAAGATCCTTGTTATATCGGATTCGCATGGAAACATTCAAAAATTGAAGCAAATCATTGAAGCAGAAAAAACGTTTGATTGGCTGATTCATTGTGGTGATGGGATAAATGATTTAATTCATGTTGTACTACCAAAGAATGTACAGGTAATAACTGTGTGTGGCAACATTGACAGAGCCCGTGGTATAAATGGCAGTACAACAATTGTAGAGAATATAAAAGGTTATAAATTTTTTATTACACATGGAGATTTGTTTGGTGCTCATCACGATATCACTGGAGTGTGGTCTGAGGCTACACGGTTAGGGTGTGATATTGCATGTTTTGGCCATACGCATAGAGCAATGAATGATAATGTAACACCGTATATGTTTAATCCTGGTGCTGCACAGAGTGGGATGTATGGTACAATAGAGATAACCAGTAGCATAAGAGGTGAATTAAAAAAAGTATAA
- a CDS encoding PAS domain S-box protein has translation MNNDIDFTESTYPVKYLLQIANLHNTTHSVSEYVAKLKNIIFRLQIPVFNISCLSNIDGTDHLLIFPEFAVLKKFIPQLTNDCLNFEYTTINIKKLIANRSIFKKSILFSILRGYITISDTITFPVTSNVNKTVYTCEQIVSDFSQANKDLSQILTSDIQKQILESPYFGGVVSFPLIAEKETIGSFDIIYPKDHLVLDENEFVTLELLARLIANGLRQYRYQNKIIISETKYSSLINAIPMALFVINRDYSIIETNDAFKEWFAVEHPLNKKCYEIIALQDTPCKDCAASRVMNQGTPLMREQKVPYFNDTRFFKYIASPIIAPSGTVSSVVNILEDITTRVIAEKKIERFSLTLAEEVDKQTKELKEKQKKLELVTNTLYLLKQANTIKESIHYITESLHTLGAKLSIVTLLSSDVNTLQIVEVYPDNLLRTLQNVAKENILNKKLNFDEFATIPFFSVIKNGHDIIIESKDELLVLIENTFPGIDDNKKNLLFSLLQDEIIAIYPIGSKHRIEGSIAIALDKESNKENKDFIGILLNAAAVEISRKRNQEELVKSELKYRNLVENTQDIIFLCTAEGEIVYGNSVFYKLLNYPEKRKPSFFDFVDQSEKHLLHTIMDYSLKSGTNPQPFEIQLYNRNGNYAWYEVAMSLVPLDHTIGIQIVARDIERKKRMEAHIQNLTEFQEKILQNEMIGIITTDLNGIITSWNKGASTILGYQPFEILNTPLAQLIISGNNQHTNPVNRFLQSTINQPYAEIKMQKKSGDILTSLCMSSLLHDDHDIPFAHLYFFIDISEKKRLEAESLELNQRLHHAQMVTIVSLAKLAEYRNKETGMHLERIMRYVEILAYELSHHAEYKDYITQEYIRDIVNSCLLHDIGKVGVPDHILLKPGKLTDYEFEIMKQHTIIGAETIAEAERKVTGRSYLNLGKEIAFYHHERWDGSGYPKGLKGHEIPLSARIVAVADVYDALVSERPYKRAYPHEKAVKIISEKAGIYFDPVVVTAFLKHHNKFLEIKVTLS, from the coding sequence ATGAATAATGATATTGACTTCACTGAAAGTACATATCCTGTAAAATATCTTTTACAGATAGCAAATCTTCATAATACCACACATTCGGTATCTGAATATGTTGCAAAATTAAAAAATATAATTTTTCGTTTGCAGATTCCTGTATTTAATATATCCTGTCTGTCAAATATTGACGGCACTGATCATTTATTAATTTTCCCTGAATTTGCTGTTTTAAAAAAATTTATTCCACAGTTAACAAATGATTGTCTTAATTTTGAATACACTACCATAAATATTAAAAAGCTCATTGCAAATAGGAGTATTTTTAAAAAAAGTATTTTATTCTCCATTTTAAGGGGGTACATTACTATTTCAGATACCATTACTTTTCCTGTAACATCAAATGTGAACAAAACTGTCTACACCTGTGAACAAATTGTAAGTGATTTTTCGCAGGCAAATAAAGACTTATCGCAAATTCTTACTAGTGATATTCAAAAGCAAATCCTTGAATCGCCCTATTTTGGCGGAGTAGTATCATTCCCACTTATCGCAGAAAAAGAAACTATTGGTTCATTTGACATTATTTATCCAAAAGATCATTTAGTTTTAGATGAAAATGAATTTGTGACTCTTGAACTTCTGGCACGCTTGATAGCCAATGGATTGCGCCAGTATCGTTACCAGAATAAAATCATTATTTCTGAAACAAAATATTCATCATTAATCAACGCCATACCCATGGCTCTTTTTGTCATCAACAGAGACTATTCAATTATTGAAACTAATGATGCCTTCAAAGAATGGTTTGCTGTTGAACATCCACTTAATAAAAAGTGTTATGAAATTATAGCATTACAAGATACACCATGCAAGGATTGTGCGGCATCTCGTGTTATGAATCAGGGAACTCCATTAATGCGCGAACAAAAGGTTCCCTATTTTAATGATACGCGTTTTTTTAAATATATCGCATCTCCAATAATAGCTCCATCAGGAACTGTTTCTTCAGTTGTAAATATTCTTGAAGATATTACAACCAGAGTCATCGCAGAAAAGAAGATTGAAAGGTTCAGCTTGACATTAGCCGAAGAAGTTGATAAACAAACAAAAGAATTGAAAGAAAAACAGAAGAAACTTGAATTAGTAACAAATACCTTATACCTTCTAAAACAGGCAAACACAATCAAAGAAAGCATTCATTACATAACAGAATCATTACATACACTGGGAGCAAAATTAAGCATTGTAACATTGTTAAGCAGTGATGTCAATACACTTCAGATAGTTGAAGTATATCCTGATAATCTTCTGCGTACTTTGCAAAATGTTGCTAAGGAAAACATTTTAAATAAGAAGCTCAACTTTGATGAATTTGCTACCATACCTTTTTTTTCAGTTATTAAAAATGGACATGATATCATAATAGAAAGTAAAGATGAGCTGCTGGTACTAATTGAAAATACATTCCCCGGAATTGATGACAATAAAAAAAACTTACTCTTTTCATTATTACAGGATGAAATTATTGCCATCTATCCTATAGGTTCCAAACACCGCATTGAGGGCAGTATAGCGATAGCTCTTGATAAAGAATCAAACAAAGAAAACAAGGATTTTATTGGCATATTACTTAATGCTGCAGCAGTAGAAATCAGCCGCAAGCGTAATCAGGAAGAGCTTGTAAAATCAGAACTTAAGTACCGCAACCTTGTTGAGAACACTCAGGATATTATTTTCTTGTGTACTGCTGAAGGGGAAATTGTATACGGGAATTCTGTTTTTTATAAACTCTTAAATTACCCTGAAAAAAGGAAACCTTCCTTTTTTGATTTTGTTGACCAAAGCGAAAAACATTTACTCCATACTATTATGGATTATTCATTAAAGAGTGGAACAAATCCACAACCTTTTGAAATACAGCTATATAACCGTAATGGCAACTATGCATGGTACGAAGTTGCCATGAGTTTAGTTCCCCTTGACCATACAATTGGTATACAAATAGTTGCTCGCGACATTGAACGTAAGAAACGCATGGAAGCTCATATTCAGAACCTTACAGAATTTCAGGAAAAGATTTTACAGAACGAGATGATAGGAATAATCACAACCGACCTCAATGGAATCATAACAAGCTGGAATAAAGGAGCTTCTACTATATTAGGCTATCAGCCTTTTGAAATTTTAAACACTCCTCTAGCACAACTAATAATTTCTGGAAATAATCAGCATACAAACCCGGTAAACCGTTTTTTACAATCAACAATTAATCAGCCTTATGCAGAAATCAAAATGCAAAAAAAATCCGGTGATATATTAACATCGCTTTGCATGTCATCACTTCTGCATGATGATCATGATATCCCATTTGCTCACCTTTATTTCTTTATTGATATTAGCGAGAAAAAACGACTTGAAGCAGAATCACTTGAACTAAATCAACGACTCCATCATGCACAGATGGTAACTATTGTGTCACTTGCAAAATTAGCTGAATACAGGAACAAAGAAACTGGCATGCATCTTGAACGAATCATGCGATACGTTGAAATTTTGGCTTATGAGCTATCGCACCATGCTGAATATAAAGATTATATAACCCAGGAATATATCAGGGATATTGTAAATTCCTGTTTGCTCCACGACATAGGCAAAGTTGGAGTGCCCGACCATATCTTGCTTAAACCAGGGAAGTTAACTGATTATGAGTTTGAAATAATGAAACAACATACTATAATAGGAGCTGAAACAATTGCAGAAGCTGAGCGAAAGGTTACAGGACGATCATACCTTAATCTTGGGAAAGAAATTGCCTTTTACCACCACGAGCGATGGGATGGCTCAGGATATCCAAAAGGATTAAAAGGACATGAAATTCCTTTATCTGCAAGGATTGTTGCTGTTGCTGATGTATATGATGCACTTGTATCCGAACGCCCCTATAAACGAGCATACCCTCACGAAAAAGCAGTAAAAATTATATCCGAAAAAGCTGGTATTTATTTTGACCCGGTCGTTGTTACAGCGTTTTTAAAACATCACAATAAATTCCTTGAAATAAAAGTTACCTTATCATAG